The Campylobacter sp. MIT 12-8780 genome has a window encoding:
- the gatB gene encoding Asp-tRNA(Asn)/Glu-tRNA(Gln) amidotransferase subunit GatB, producing MFELVIGLEVHTQLNTKTKIFCSCATSFGEEPNTNVCPVCLALPGALPVLNEEAVKKAVSFGRAIKAKINEKSIFNRKNYFYPDSPKAYQISQFDIPIVENGELFIKLGEQNKRIGITRAHLEEDAGKNIHEASFSKVDLNRCGTPLLEIVSEPDLRSADEAVAYLKKLHSIIRFLDISDANMQEGSFRCDVNVSIRPKGDENFYTRVEIKNLNSFRFVQKAIEYELARQSAAWEDGTYEKEVVQETRLFNTTTLTTRSMRGKEEAAEYRYFPDPDLLPVFLKPSMLNASLPELPDEKKARYMSELGIKESDAEVLITSLELSRFFESLIARKLSPKLCVTWLTTELMGLLKGELTIENSPIDANKLGDLIARIEDGTISAKAAKEVLAFVFENVNFSIDEAIDKLGLKQVSDDGAIEKIITEVLEKNTDKVAEYKSGKDKLFGFFVGQVMKEGKGAFNPAKVNELLKAKLG from the coding sequence ATGTTTGAGCTTGTCATAGGACTTGAGGTTCATACCCAGCTAAATACCAAAACTAAAATTTTTTGCTCTTGTGCGACTTCTTTTGGAGAAGAGCCAAATACCAATGTCTGCCCTGTTTGTCTAGCCTTACCCGGAGCTCTGCCTGTTTTAAATGAAGAAGCTGTGAAAAAGGCTGTATCTTTTGGTAGGGCTATAAAGGCAAAAATCAATGAAAAGAGTATATTTAATCGCAAAAATTATTTTTATCCAGATTCTCCAAAGGCGTATCAAATTTCACAATTTGACATTCCTATAGTTGAAAATGGCGAGCTTTTTATCAAGCTTGGCGAGCAAAACAAACGCATAGGTATTACAAGAGCTCACTTAGAAGAAGATGCAGGCAAAAATATCCATGAAGCAAGTTTTTCTAAGGTTGATCTTAATCGTTGTGGCACTCCGCTTTTAGAGATAGTGAGTGAACCTGATTTAAGAAGTGCTGATGAAGCGGTGGCGTATCTTAAAAAACTGCATTCTATCATACGTTTTTTAGATATTTCAGATGCAAATATGCAAGAAGGAAGCTTTAGGTGCGATGTCAATGTAAGCATTCGTCCAAAGGGCGATGAGAACTTTTATACAAGGGTTGAGATAAAAAACTTAAATTCTTTCCGCTTTGTGCAAAAAGCTATAGAATATGAGTTAGCAAGGCAAAGTGCGGCTTGGGAAGATGGCACTTATGAAAAAGAAGTGGTGCAAGAAACAAGGCTTTTTAATACCACGACTTTAACTACTCGTTCAATGAGAGGTAAGGAAGAGGCGGCTGAGTATAGGTATTTTCCTGATCCTGATTTATTGCCTGTATTTTTAAAGCCTTCCATGCTTAATGCCAGCTTACCGGAGCTTCCAGATGAGAAAAAAGCTCGTTATATGAGTGAGCTTGGTATAAAAGAAAGCGATGCTGAAGTGCTGATAACAAGCCTTGAATTAAGCCGCTTTTTTGAAAGCTTAATCGCTAGAAAATTAAGCCCAAAACTTTGCGTAACTTGGCTTACAACTGAACTTATGGGGCTTTTAAAGGGCGAGCTTACCATAGAAAATTCACCTATTGATGCAAATAAGCTTGGGGATTTAATAGCTCGCATAGAAGATGGCACTATCTCAGCAAAAGCAGCAAAAGAAGTGCTTGCCTTTGTGTTTGAAAATGTAAATTTTAGCATAGATGAAGCTATAGATAAGCTTGGTTTAAAGCAAGTTAGTGATGATGGTGCTATTGAAAAAATCATCACTGAAGTTTTAGAAAAAAATACCGATAAAGTCGCTGAATATAAAAGTGGCAAGGATAAACTCTTTGGCTTTTTTGTCGGACAAGTGATGAAAGAGGGTAAGGGCGCGTTTAATCCAGCAAAAGTTAATGAACTTCTTAAAGCAAAGCTTGGCTAA